The window CACCGCAGCAAGCGCTGCTGCAGCACTTACGGTGACCGAAAGCCGAAGCTTCCGAACCACCGATGAGGGCCATGCCAACCAACGCGAAGAAAATCGCGACACCGAGAACAACGATACGATTCATGCTTAAAATCTCCACTTGCCTTAAAGGTACCTTCAGGCGAAACAACTCAAGTTGCCGTCAACATGGGAATACCTCGCAACGCGACGGCGTGAAATCGAGCGAGGTTCAACCTTCTGTACCCTGCGGGCCCGCAGACTTTTCTCGGGGTGGTTTTGCCCTGTTGCGAAACCTTATCACCTACGAAAACTGCAGTGGTCACACAGGCTAGGCTGCTAGGGTAACAGGGGGCTATCTAATGTCAAGCGGTCAACGTTAATTTGCGTAGTCTGCGTTGACTTTACGCCGTGCCCATTACCGTACCCTTACAGCATAGCTCTGGCGGTTGTGACAGGAGCCGAAAAACGAAAAAGGCCGCCAGGGAAGATGTTCCCCGCGGCCTGCGGCTCTCCGCACGTAAGCAGTGTGCGGATAAAGACTTATTAATATGTCGGTCGGTTCGACTACTTAAACTGCGTCGGACCACCCGGGGCCAATTGTGGCGGCTGTGAGGCTTGTTGGGCGGCGGATTCACCCGCTGCTTGAATGGCGGCGACCGCTTCTTGTTGTTTTTTGAGCATATCGGCGGGATCCTCAAAATTCAGGAATTGAGGCCCCTGACCGGGGACTAGTTCGATCGCAAAGCCGGCGATCCGCCATCCCTCGGCTTGGCGACGCAACACCCAAATAACCGTGTGGGTATAGGTCGTCATTCCGTCGCTCTCGGCCCACTGTGCTTGCACGTGTGCGCCGTTCGGATTCATGGGCAAGTACTGCGGGGCAGCCACTTGAAATTGAGCATGTGGGGCGGCGACCGGTTCGACCGGCATGTTGTGACGTTTGGTTTCCTCGCGAGCTTGCGTGGTGAGGAGCGTCTCGACCGAAACGCCATCGGCGGCTCGCATCGCTTCGAGGAACACCGAGACCACTTGGTCCGGCGTCGCATCAACGGCCACTTGTTTGGGCTCGTACGCCGCGACAGCAGCGCCGCCGGGCAGGGACGTGGATTGAGTGGGAGCCTCGAGCGTCGGTGGGGTGGCGTCAGACTTGCCGCATCCGGTGACACCGGCGACGAGAAGCATCAGAGGAAGCAGCCAGGCGAATCGGTTCATTGTCAGACATCCTTGTCTTTACTTACAGACATACTCTCAGGGCGCGGATTTTCCTCGGCCCTCGCGGAGTCTCGCAAAGGCCGCCAAATGGGTCAAGGCGAATGTGCATTCTGCGGCAGAGGGTGCTAGCTGAAACATTGTTGCGAGTTCGGCCATCTGTTAGCATGAACAGTCGCAACAGCCGCTGCTGATTCGAGTTCAGCCCGTTGCGCCCCGCATCCGCCCGCCCTCCTGGTTGACCATTTATGCTGCTCCGCGTTTCGCGCACGCCGCTTCTCGTTCTGTTGCTGATCTTGTCGGTCGGCGCTGCCCGCGCCGAGGAGGCAACTCAGCCCGCCGTCGACTTCCAGAACGAGATCCAGCCGATCCTGTCGCGCCATGGCTGCAACTCCGGTGGTTGCCACGGCAAGGCGAGCGGACAAAACGGTTTCAAACTGTCGCTGTTCGGTTTCGATCATCCGTTTGATTACGAAGCGATCGTCCGGAGTGCTCGCGGCCGCCGTATCAGCCAATCGGCGCCGGAAAATAGTCTGCTGCTGATGAAGGCGACCGGCGAAGTGCCACACGGCGGCGGTCAACGGCTTGATCCCGATAGCGAGAGCTATCGAACGCTGAAGAACTGGATCGCTGCCGGTGCGCCGGCGTCTTCGCCGAATGCGCCGAAGGTGGTGAAGGTTACCGTCGAGCCGCAACAACGGATTTTCGGCCAGGGCGAAACGCAGCAACTAAAAGTGACGGCGGCGTATTCGAATGGTGAGAAACGCGATGTCACCAAGCAGGCCGCCTTCAACAGTAACCTCGATGTCGTGGCCGCTGTCTCGGAAGACGGTTTGGTTCGCGTGAATGACGAGCGCGGCGAAGCCGCGATCATGGCCCGCTACATGGGTCAGGTCAGCGTCTTCTATGCCATTCATCCGCACGGCAAGCCCCTCGCGGAGATTCCTGGCTGGACGGCGAACAACTACGTCGACACCCATGTCGCAAATAAGTGGATGAAGCTCGGCTTGCTGCCGTCGGCAGTTTGCGACGATGCGACGTTTCTACGCCGGTTGTCGATCGATCTCTGCGGCCGCTTGCCGACGAGCGAAGAGGCCCGCAACTTTCTCGCCGATCAGGACACGAACAAACGCCAGAAGCTGATTGACAAGCTGCTCGACTCGCCCGACTACCCGGCGTACTTTGCTACGCGCTGGAGCACGATTCTTCGCAACAGCAACCTCGCCGGTGCTGACCGGGCAGCGTATGCATTTCATTCGTGGATCAAAGACAATCTCGCCGCGAATCGCCCTTACGATGAATTCGTTCGCGGCATCGTCGCCGCGGCCGGTGAATGGCAAGACTCACCCGCCATCAATTGGTACTGGCAAAGTCGCGACGATCAATTGCACACCGTAACTGCCGACACGGCGCAAGTTTTTCTCGGCCTGCGTTTGCAATGTGCCCGTTGCCATCACCATCCGTATGAACGCTGGAGCCAGGAAGACTACTACGGCCTCTCAGGCTTCTTCACCCGCCTCGGCCGCAAGAGCTTCGGCGAACCGCCGCCGTATTTTGCTTCGTCGCAAGTCAGCACCGGCGAAAAGAATCCGCTGACGGGCAAAACGCCGGAGCCAAAGTTCCTCGACGGCGAGTATGCGAAGTTCACGCCCGAAGAAGATCCTCGTCACGCGCTCGTCGATTGGATGTCGAAGCCGGAAAATCCGTTCTTCGCCAAGGTTTTCGTCAATCGCATGTGGGGTCACTTCCTCGGCCGCGGCATTGTGCATGAAGTTGACGATCTGCGCGAGTCAAATCCGCCGTCGAATCCGGAACTGCTGAATGCTCTCGCGAAGGACTTCGTCGAACACAAATTCGACATGAAGCATGTCGTGCGGACGATCGTCAGCAGCAAGGTGTATCAACTCTCCAGCGAACCAAACGAACACAATCAGCACGATCGCCAAAATTACGCCCGCTATTATGCTCGGCGGATTATTGCGGAAGTATTCGCGGATGCCGTCGATCAAGCGACCGGCACCAAGACGAAGTACAGCAACATGTCGGCCTCGAGCCGCGCCGTCGATTTGCCGCACGAAGGCTTTGGTTCGTACTTTCTCGATACGTTTGATCGTCCTCGCCGCGTGAGCAGTTGCGAATGCGAACGCCCGAGCGGTGCGACGCTCGCGCAAGTCTTGCTCCTCGCCAACAGCGACGACCTGGAAAATAAGATCGCCGACGGCAATGGCAAGATCGCCCGCCTGCTGAAAGAAAAACGGCTGGCGAAGGACATCATTGACGATATTTACCTGGGCGCCCTCGGTCGCTTTCCCGCGGCGGACGAACTGACGAAGACTCACACCTTCGTCGAAAGCCTGCCGCAGGACAAACAGCAGCAAGCCCTGGAAGATGTGTTGTGGACTGTGCTGAATACGCGCGAGTTCATGTTCAATCGGTAAGAGTGGTTTTCAGTTCTGAGTTTTGAGTTCTGAGACAAGAAGCAAAAGTTCCATGCTCACATTCAATGGCAATTCGATTCAGCACTGCGATCGACTTCCCCGCCGCAACTTCATGCAGATCGGCGGCCTGGCCCTCGGCGGTTTGACGCTCGCCGATCTGCTCCGTTACGAAGCGCAGGCCAAGGACATCGACAAGCCGTCGAAAAAGAAGGCGGTCATTCTGCTCTATCTCGCCGGCGGACCGAGTCATATCGATATGTATGACCTCAAGCCGGATGCCCCGGCTGAGATCCGCGGCGAGTTCAAGCCGATCAAGACCAACATCGCGGGCTTCGACGTCGGCGAGCATTTGCCGATGCACACCACGGCCATGCATCAGATGTCCGTCGTCCGCTCGGCCTATCACACCAACGCTGGCCACGGTATGGGGAGCCAGTGGATGCTCACCGGTTGGCAGCCGACGATCGAAGTGAACGACAACATCTTTCCGTCGACCGGTTCGATTGTCGCCAAGATGAAAGGACCGAACGAACCCGGCTTGCCGGCGTATGTCACGCTGCCGAACAAGACGCCGTTCAGCAAAGCGGCATACCTCGGCGCTGAATGCAATCCGTTCACGCCGGACTCCGATCCGAACCAGGACGGCTTTCAGGTTCGCAATTTGAAACTGCCGGGCCGCGTGCCGCAGGAACGGCTCGATCGCCGTCGCAATTTGCTCGGCCAACTCGATCAGGTCCGCCGCGACATCGATACCAAGGGGGACATCGTCGGCATCGACAAGTTCTACCGCGACGCGATGGAGATGGTCACCAGCGATACCGCGCAAAAGGCTTTCAATCTTAAGGCCGAAGATCCAAAACTCCGCGACAAATATGGCCGTCACGATCTGGGCCAGTCGTGCCTTCTCGCGCGGCGACTCGTCGAAGCGGGCGTCACCTTCGTCACCGTGCAAACCGGCGGCGGTTGGGACACGCATGGCGACAACTTCAATCAACTGAAGAACAGCCTGCTGCCAAAATACGATCGGGCCCTTACCACGCTCGTCGCTGACCTGCACGACCGCGGCCTCGACAAGGATGTGCTCGTTATCAGCTACGGCGAGTTCGGCCGCACGCCGCGGATCAATCCGCAGGCTGGCCGCGATCACTGGCCGGGCGCGATGAGCGTCGTCTTCTCCGGCGGCGGTTTGCAGATGGGGCAGGTTATCGGCGCGACGAACGACAAAGCCGAGTACCCGACCGAAAAGCCATACACGCCCGGCTGCGTGCTGGCCACGATGTATCACGCTCTCGGCATCGACTACAAACACGCGTTCTACGACCATGCTCGCCGGCCGATGCAGATTCTGAACGAAGGCAAGCCGATCGCGGAGCTCGTGTAAGCGGTCATGTCGGGCATCGATCCGAAGGTCGACTACGCGTTCAAGAAGTTGCTCGGTTCCGAAAGTTCGGCCGATCTGCTCATTTCATTTCTAAACGCCGTTCTTAGCCGGGAGTACCCGGGGCTAGATCCACGGCAACACCGCCGCATCGAGCAAGTCGAGATCCTCAATCCGTTTCAACCGCAAGAAACGGATCTCGATAAGTACTCGGTGCTTGACGTAAAGGCCCGCGATGACCAGGGGAAGCTCTACAACATCGAAATGCAGATGTTGAACTCGAGCTTTCTTACCAGTCGACTGCTGTATTACTGGGCCAGACTTTACGAAGATCAACTCGACGCTGGGCAAGAATACGATGAGCTCTGCCCGGCGATTTCAGTTTGCATTTGTGATTTCACTTTATTTCCGCAAACGTCGCGTCATGCTGGAAGAGCTAATGAATCTGCAGGCGACATCTGTCGAAGCGTTGCAACTGATGTCCATCGCGGAACTCCAAGCCCGTTGCAGCGAGTTGCAATCCATGTGGACTGCTCGTCAAGGTTCGCCTCCGCCAACGCCATAAATCTCTGGAAGTGAAGCATGCGAATCTCGTTTGTCTTGATCATTACTATTGCCCTCTCGCCCGCGTTGGCTCTCGCCGAACTTCCCTCTCCCCGCTTCGACCGCATCACGCCGCTTGGCGCGGTGGCGGGGAGTGAAGTTGAGGTGCAGGTTCAGGGGAGCGATATCGAGGACCTGCAGTCGCTCGTGTTCGACAACGCTGGCATCACCGCCAAACCACTCGATGGGAAGGACCTTAACAAAGATCGCAAGTTCACGGTCACGATTGCTGCCGATGTTCCCGAGGGAACATATGACGCGCGGCTGTTGAGCAAATGGGGCGTGAGCAGTCCGCGGTTGTTTGTGGTTTCGCATGGCATGGCCGATGTGGCCGAGAAAGAACCGAATAACGATCCAGCCACGGCGCAGCTGTTGTCGGTGAATTCCGCGCTGAATGGCCAAAGCGATGGCAATGATCGAGATGTCTTTCGCCTCGCGCTGAAGAGTGGCGAGCGTGTCACCATCGATTGCCAATCGGCACGGCTCGATACGCAACTCGATGCGGTGATGCAGGTCCTTTCCGCCGATGAAAAGCAACTGGCGAGCAGCGGCGATTACTTTGGCCGCGACCCGTTCATCGATTTCACCGCGCCAGCCGATGGCGACTATCTGATCGTCGTGCACGATCTGTCATACCGCGGCGGCTTGCCTTATCGACTCATCGTCAGCAATCGGCCGTTCGTGGAGAACGTCTTTCCCCGCGCGATTCAGCTCGGCAAAACCGTTGAAGTCACCGCTTGGGGTCGCAATCTGAACGGCCAAAGCGAAGCAAAATTTTCCTTGGCAGCGCCAGCCACGGCTGCGATCGGCAGGTACACATTTCTGGAACATCCGACGGCTCACTCCGTGGCGCCGACGGCGGCCACCTGCACACTGAGCGGTTTTCAGTTTCGGCCCGATATTGGCGGACCTTCGCTCACACCGCAAACGATGCTCGTCGTCGATTC is drawn from Anatilimnocola floriformis and contains these coding sequences:
- a CDS encoding DUF1549 domain-containing protein, whose amino-acid sequence is MLLRVSRTPLLVLLLILSVGAARAEEATQPAVDFQNEIQPILSRHGCNSGGCHGKASGQNGFKLSLFGFDHPFDYEAIVRSARGRRISQSAPENSLLLMKATGEVPHGGGQRLDPDSESYRTLKNWIAAGAPASSPNAPKVVKVTVEPQQRIFGQGETQQLKVTAAYSNGEKRDVTKQAAFNSNLDVVAAVSEDGLVRVNDERGEAAIMARYMGQVSVFYAIHPHGKPLAEIPGWTANNYVDTHVANKWMKLGLLPSAVCDDATFLRRLSIDLCGRLPTSEEARNFLADQDTNKRQKLIDKLLDSPDYPAYFATRWSTILRNSNLAGADRAAYAFHSWIKDNLAANRPYDEFVRGIVAAAGEWQDSPAINWYWQSRDDQLHTVTADTAQVFLGLRLQCARCHHHPYERWSQEDYYGLSGFFTRLGRKSFGEPPPYFASSQVSTGEKNPLTGKTPEPKFLDGEYAKFTPEEDPRHALVDWMSKPENPFFAKVFVNRMWGHFLGRGIVHEVDDLRESNPPSNPELLNALAKDFVEHKFDMKHVVRTIVSSKVYQLSSEPNEHNQHDRQNYARYYARRIIAEVFADAVDQATGTKTKYSNMSASSRAVDLPHEGFGSYFLDTFDRPRRVSSCECERPSGATLAQVLLLANSDDLENKIADGNGKIARLLKEKRLAKDIIDDIYLGALGRFPAADELTKTHTFVESLPQDKQQQALEDVLWTVLNTREFMFNR
- a CDS encoding DUF1501 domain-containing protein, giving the protein MLTFNGNSIQHCDRLPRRNFMQIGGLALGGLTLADLLRYEAQAKDIDKPSKKKAVILLYLAGGPSHIDMYDLKPDAPAEIRGEFKPIKTNIAGFDVGEHLPMHTTAMHQMSVVRSAYHTNAGHGMGSQWMLTGWQPTIEVNDNIFPSTGSIVAKMKGPNEPGLPAYVTLPNKTPFSKAAYLGAECNPFTPDSDPNQDGFQVRNLKLPGRVPQERLDRRRNLLGQLDQVRRDIDTKGDIVGIDKFYRDAMEMVTSDTAQKAFNLKAEDPKLRDKYGRHDLGQSCLLARRLVEAGVTFVTVQTGGGWDTHGDNFNQLKNSLLPKYDRALTTLVADLHDRGLDKDVLVISYGEFGRTPRINPQAGRDHWPGAMSVVFSGGGLQMGQVIGATNDKAEYPTEKPYTPGCVLATMYHALGIDYKHAFYDHARRPMQILNEGKPIAELV
- a CDS encoding Rpn family recombination-promoting nuclease/putative transposase produces the protein MSGIDPKVDYAFKKLLGSESSADLLISFLNAVLSREYPGLDPRQHRRIEQVEILNPFQPQETDLDKYSVLDVKARDDQGKLYNIEMQMLNSSFLTSRLLYYWARLYEDQLDAGQEYDELCPAISVCICDFTLFPQTSRHAGRANESAGDICRSVATDVHRGTPSPLQRVAIHVDCSSRFASANAINLWK